GCTGAACAAAGCCGATCTGATCGATCACGGCAAAAAGATCGTCTCCCTTGCCGCTACCCCTGGGGGCGCTGGCGAGACCGTGTTTATCCAGGAAAAGGCGCCGCGCGGTATCGTTCGGCAATCGGGGCAGGGCAGAAGGTGTCATGCCGGGACGTTAGCACTTTCGATGTGAGGGTAAAGATGCGGGCGGACTTATTGTCATTTTTGCCAGAACAATCATTTCCGGCTGCAATGTAGGACAAATTCAACCAGGGTACTCGTATTGCGTGTTCTTTTTTCGTTGACCTGATCGCCTGTTCAGTTTCACTATGGGGTCGTGTCGAATTCGGGCTAGTCAAAATTTCCATGAAATATTTCAAGGCTTTTCAGCTGCGAGCGAGTCTGCTTGCCTTTCTTTTTTACTGCGCCCCCTTTCCTGGGGCTGCCTGGGCTGAGGCGGAAACCTGCACGCAGGTGAAACTGAACGGGTCGGGCGTCTGGTATCCGGTCTCCATGCGCCAGAAGTCGCAGGACGTCCTGGGAGGCGTCTTTCCGGAGCTTGCCGGTGACATCTTCCAAAGCCTGGACACGCCGGTGGAAATCGGGCCGGACATGCCCTGGAACCGGCTGTTGACGCTCCTGGAAAGCGGCCGCTACGACGTGCTGGCCGGCGCCTATTTCACCAAGCCGAGGCAGGAAAAATTCGGTGTGAGCCAGGCGGTGATGACCGAAGAAGTCGGCGTTTTCATTCGCAAGGATCTTTCTGATCGGCCGAGGATGCTTGAGGACCTAGTTGGCCTGCGTGGCGTCGCGCCTTTTGGCGCAAGCTTTGGCGAGGACTTTGACAGTTTTGCCGCCGACAGGCTGACCATCGATCGCCAGCCGGTGGATGAGCCGATCACCTACATGCGTCTGCTGATGGAAGACAAGGCAGATTATCTGGTCATCGCCCGCCAGGACGGTGCCATGATGATCTCGGAGGCTGACGCTGGTGATCATGTGGTGGAGCTACCCTGGCCGGCGGCGGTCAACACACTGCATTTCCTGTTTTCAAAGGCAACGCCGTGCATTGCATTGCTGGAGCGGTTCAACGCCGTGTTGGAAGCAAGGAAGGCCAGCGGTGCACTTGAGGCCTTGATCAAGCTCCACCAAGTGTCGGAAGGTGACGGCTAGCTGAGATACTGTCTACGCGATCAGGGGGAGATGTGTCGGAAATACTCTTCACCGACCCGGCTCTTGTCCTGGTT
This genomic interval from Labrenzia sp. VG12 contains the following:
- a CDS encoding ABC transporter substrate-binding protein, producing the protein MKLNGSGVWYPVSMRQKSQDVLGGVFPELAGDIFQSLDTPVEIGPDMPWNRLLTLLESGRYDVLAGAYFTKPRQEKFGVSQAVMTEEVGVFIRKDLSDRPRMLEDLVGLRGVAPFGASFGEDFDSFAADRLTIDRQPVDEPITYMRLLMEDKADYLVIARQDGAMMISEADAGDHVVELPWPAAVNTLHFLFSKATPCIALLERFNAVLEARKASGALEALIKLHQVSEGDG